One segment of Lutra lutra chromosome 12, mLutLut1.2, whole genome shotgun sequence DNA contains the following:
- the MC5R gene encoding melanocortin receptor 5 yields MNSSFHLLFLDLNLNSTESNFSEPNVKNKSSPCKEMGIAVEVFLTLGLISLLENILVIGAIVKNKNLHSPMYFFVCSLAVADMLVSMSNTWETITIYLINNKHLVIADAFVRHIDNVFDSMICISVVASMCSLLAIAVDRYVTIFYALRYHHIMTAKRSGVIIICIWTFCTGCGIVFIIYYESTYVIICLISMFFTMLFLMVSLYIHMFLLARTHVRQIAALRGYSSVRQMTSMKGAITLTMLLGIFIVCWAPFFLHLILIISCPQNLYCSCFMSYFNMYLILIMCNSVIDPLIYAFRSQEMRKSFKEIICCHGFRIPCRFPGRY; encoded by the coding sequence ATGAATTCCTCATTTCACCTGCTTTTCTTGGACCTCAACCTGAATTCCACAGAAAGCAACTTTTCAGAACCAAATGTCAAGAACAAGTCTTCACCATGCAAAGAGATGGGCATTGCTGTTGAAGTGTTTCTGACTCTGGGTCTCATCAGCCTCTTGGAGAACATCTTGGTCATAGGTGCCATAGTGAAGAACAAGAACTTGCACTCCCCcatgtatttctttgtgtgtagTTTAGCAGTAGCTGACATGCTAGTGAGCATGTCTAACACATGGGAGACCATCACCatatacttaataaataataagcaCCTGGTGATAGCAGATGCCTTTGTGCGTCACATTGACAATGTGTTTGATTCCATGATCTGCATTTCTGTGGTGGCCTCCATGTGCAGTTTGCTGGCTATTGCAGTGGATAGGTATGTCACCATCTTCTATGCTCTGCGCTATCACCACATCATGACAGCAAAGCGTTCTGGAGTGATTATCATTTGTATCTGGACCTTTTGCACAGGTTGTGGCATTGTTTTCATCATTTACTATGAATCTACTTATGTAATCATTTGCCTCATCTCCATGTTCTTCACCATGTTATTCCTCATGGTGTCTCTGTATATACACATGTTCCTCCTGGCCCGGACTCATGTCAGGCAGATAGCAGCTCTGCGTGGATACAGCTCTGTGCGGCAAATGACCAGCATGAAAGGTGCTATCACCCTGACCATGCTGCTGGGCATTTTCATTGTGTGCTGGGCTCCgttctttctccatctcattttgattatttcttgcCCCCAGAACCTCTACTGTTCTTGCTTTATGTCTTACTTTAATATGTACCTCATACTCATCATGTGTAATTCTGTGATTGATCCTCTGATATATGCTTTCCGCAGCCAGGAGATGAGGAAGTCCTTTAAAGAGATTATTTGTTGCCATGGTTTCAGAATACCCTGTAGGTTCCCTGGAAGATATTAA